Proteins encoded within one genomic window of Flavobacterium sp. NG2:
- the thiS gene encoding sulfur carrier protein ThiS: MELKINNQTKQFQADALSIQALLDIEIPQKQNGIAVAVNQTVIPKSNWNQHLLSETDDILIISATQGG; encoded by the coding sequence ATGGAACTAAAAATCAACAATCAAACAAAACAATTTCAAGCAGATGCCCTCAGCATTCAAGCCTTGCTTGATATTGAAATTCCACAAAAACAAAACGGTATCGCCGTAGCGGTTAACCAGACCGTAATTCCAAAATCCAATTGGAACCAACACCTCCTATCCGAAACTGACGATATTTTGATTATTTCGGCTACGCAGGGGGGATAG
- a CDS encoding TaqI-like C-terminal specificity domain-containing protein has translation MNYIDFFSRLGFNFNSDLKHRTIEFERNNLLSKNLKNSVYFYKSPNNTNTSFYLITTELNPTEIEDVRKYIWNKNDADLIFYYPREEAKLDMFYAKYSPKVSNEESKLDAFSTSEKNLDKIEQIKLWKFNSGVFWLNYLKAITKAKYKGIDKELVFTLKALKEQLYVLLSKLITEETECNKTVQALIDRTLYIKYLEDKHIINSRFYDYYFKDASLNYQKILENHSNADVNKLFGIIHAIFNNNLFDQPTIDNQYLTNGVRSLIATSFKANTNTGQLRLFDFQFDVLPVEFISYIYEVFLSDKQKENGIYYTPKKLAQLIVDEVINEDRIGSILDPSSGSGMFLIVGYQRLLEIAKKQGLEPEDSIGKIKFRSKLLADNVFGIEKELTAQRFTIFSLSLQIFEGINPKDIKDYIANELSQKGKVELFAEFSFFENIKQVNSLNTLEKPFEDKQFSYLLGNPPFFEIPNTEEYRDEISFLNSYEVTKENRKLTAKNIVGKFQISQCFFLKIKDWSNENTRSGFVSNSSNFYNDKSESFQEYFYSNYGIEKIYELSRVKKILFEKANESVIALIFTNHFNNNTIEYYPVDLGLFSEKPFELLIIQEDKVVEIEQNKLISKIIRLRDFLIGNEFDRYIIDSLSSIDIVESYLTKNKAFSSYKGLDRLTNKDLLKFYNIKDYLGKDQLADLHQKYANEKYLNNNLTSYYNTPFIHKPENKLFPFLINSVDGYVNKLDISQENFQRVRNKFIYEGEKILINKFGKKVQAVYVRDNLFFSNLIYVLKLNNPKLYFFFTAIINSDLINYFIIQKFKSRTGDNFSNVSTETIKNIPIPKNLDEYLVVQISNISKDLTEGKFEYSEKKEELNELIYELYELSYWEKQRIRDYFLPNERIGRKKNKLENYKTTVNEILSFYLKNPITIEETPADFNLIVVKISLNNNYYNPKANKTKKFILNEIFEHDPNGNFLASQEKIYSDDCVYIIKEDINKNWTETKAFEDGQDIIKQLIPSGNGERIH, from the coding sequence ATGAACTACATAGATTTTTTTTCAAGACTAGGCTTTAACTTCAATTCTGATTTGAAGCACAGAACTATTGAATTTGAAAGAAATAATTTATTATCTAAAAACCTTAAAAATTCGGTTTATTTTTACAAAAGCCCCAACAATACAAATACTTCTTTTTATCTCATTACTACTGAATTAAATCCTACTGAAATTGAGGATGTAAGAAAATATATTTGGAATAAAAATGATGCCGATTTAATTTTTTATTATCCAAGAGAAGAAGCTAAATTAGACATGTTCTACGCAAAATATTCTCCTAAGGTAAGTAATGAAGAAAGTAAATTGGATGCTTTTTCAACCTCTGAAAAAAATTTAGATAAAATTGAGCAAATAAAACTTTGGAAATTTAATAGTGGCGTATTTTGGTTAAACTATTTAAAAGCCATAACTAAAGCTAAATATAAAGGAATTGATAAAGAGTTAGTATTCACTTTAAAAGCATTAAAAGAACAACTTTATGTCTTACTATCTAAATTAATTACCGAAGAAACAGAATGCAATAAGACTGTACAAGCCTTAATAGATCGAACTTTATATATTAAGTACTTAGAAGACAAACACATTATAAACTCTCGTTTCTATGATTATTATTTTAAAGATGCTTCCCTTAATTATCAAAAAATATTAGAAAATCATTCTAATGCAGATGTAAATAAATTATTTGGAATTATTCATGCAATTTTCAACAATAATCTATTTGATCAACCTACAATTGACAACCAGTACTTAACTAATGGCGTTCGTAGTTTAATAGCTACTTCATTTAAAGCAAACACAAATACAGGCCAATTAAGATTATTTGATTTCCAATTTGATGTTTTACCTGTTGAATTTATAAGTTACATTTATGAAGTTTTCTTATCAGATAAACAAAAAGAAAACGGTATTTATTACACGCCAAAAAAATTAGCACAATTAATTGTTGACGAAGTAATAAATGAAGATAGAATAGGTTCAATTTTAGACCCTTCAAGTGGGTCTGGAATGTTTCTTATTGTTGGCTATCAAAGACTTTTAGAAATTGCTAAAAAACAAGGATTAGAACCAGAAGACAGTATTGGCAAAATAAAATTTAGATCTAAACTATTAGCGGATAATGTTTTTGGTATAGAAAAAGAATTAACAGCGCAGCGCTTTACTATTTTTTCACTCTCATTACAAATATTTGAAGGAATAAACCCTAAAGATATAAAAGATTATATTGCAAATGAATTAAGTCAAAAAGGTAAAGTAGAATTGTTTGCAGAATTTTCTTTTTTTGAAAATATAAAACAGGTTAATAGTCTTAATACATTAGAAAAACCTTTTGAGGATAAACAATTTTCGTATTTGTTAGGAAACCCTCCATTTTTTGAAATTCCTAATACAGAAGAGTATAGAGATGAAATTTCATTTTTAAATTCCTATGAAGTTACTAAAGAAAACAGGAAACTAACTGCAAAAAACATTGTTGGTAAATTTCAAATTTCTCAATGTTTTTTTCTAAAAATAAAAGACTGGAGTAATGAAAATACTAGGTCTGGCTTTGTATCTAATAGTTCTAATTTTTATAACGATAAATCTGAAAGTTTTCAAGAATACTTCTATTCTAATTACGGAATTGAAAAAATTTACGAACTATCAAGAGTTAAAAAGATTTTGTTTGAAAAAGCAAATGAAAGTGTGATAGCACTAATTTTTACTAATCATTTTAATAACAACACTATAGAATATTATCCTGTTGATTTAGGATTGTTTTCTGAAAAACCATTTGAATTATTAATTATTCAAGAGGATAAAGTGGTAGAAATTGAACAAAATAAACTAATCTCTAAAATTATAAGATTAAGAGATTTTCTAATCGGGAATGAATTTGACAGGTATATAATAGATAGTTTATCATCTATTGATATTGTGGAATCGTATTTAACAAAAAATAAAGCCTTTTCAAGTTATAAGGGATTAGATAGATTAACTAATAAAGATTTATTGAAATTTTACAATATAAAAGACTACTTAGGAAAGGATCAATTAGCTGATTTACATCAAAAATATGCAAATGAAAAATATCTAAATAATAATTTAACAAGTTATTACAATACTCCATTTATTCATAAACCAGAAAATAAGTTATTCCCTTTCTTGATAAATTCTGTCGATGGCTATGTTAATAAACTAGATATTAGTCAAGAAAATTTTCAGAGAGTTCGCAATAAATTTATTTATGAGGGAGAAAAAATATTAATCAATAAATTTGGAAAAAAGGTACAAGCGGTTTATGTTAGGGATAATTTATTTTTCTCTAATCTTATTTATGTCCTTAAATTAAATAATCCAAAATTGTATTTTTTCTTCACAGCAATCATTAATTCTGATTTAATAAATTATTTCATAATACAAAAATTTAAAAGTAGAACTGGTGATAATTTTTCTAATGTAAGTACAGAAACTATCAAAAATATTCCCATCCCAAAAAATTTAGATGAATATTTAGTCGTTCAAATATCAAATATCAGTAAAGATTTAACTGAAGGAAAATTTGAGTATTCAGAAAAAAAAGAAGAACTAAATGAACTTATTTATGAATTATATGAGTTATCATATTGGGAAAAACAAAGAATTAGAGATTATTTTTTACCAAACGAAAGAATAGGAAGAAAAAAAAACAAATTAGAGAATTATAAAACTACTGTAAATGAAATATTAAGTTTTTATCTTAAAAACCCCATTACAATAGAAGAAACTCCAGCAGATTTTAATTTAATTGTTGTGAAAATATCTTTAAATAATAATTACTATAATCCCAAAGCAAATAAAACGAAGAAATTTATACTAAATGAAATTTTTGAACACGATCCAAACGGTAATTTTTTAGCTAGTCAAGAAAAAATTTATAGCGATGATTGTGTTTATATTATCAAAGAAGATATAAACAAAAACTGGACAGAAACAAAAGCATTTGAAGATGGTCAAGATATAATAAAACAATTAATACCTAGTGGAAATGGAGAGAGAATACATTAA